AACGACAACACCGATAGATATAAAATAGATGGTTATTATGCCGCCGATTATTTAATGGATGGTGATGAAGTATGGATTACTGGTATGAATAGAATGGAACAGGATAAAACCCTTTTTGCCTGGGTGGTTAAAACGAGCGGAGATAAATTTATGCTGATCGATCGAAACGGTTTGCGTGTAACGCGAGATCACATCCTGTTTGGTAAAATGAAGGTAATCCGATCCGGTTATCGAAACATGTTGGAAGATCCTATGGCTGGAGTAACGTCGATTAGAAATCCGCTTTATAAATATAGCGGAAATGATCCGGAGTTTGCAATATTGAGATCAAACATAGGACCGACTCCGTATCTCTCAGCAGACTATAATAAGCACAGAATCATCGCGGCCTCGGCAGTAGAATACAATAATATCTGGGCGGCGCAATGTGAATGTGATTTGCCAAGAATGACTTATGAAAACGGAAACCTTGTTTTTGAATATGAAAAAGACAACAATACCGGTGACCCGGATGATATTGCCGCCAACTCGTATAACCCGTATTTGTATAATGTATTAGGAAACTGGAGAGCTAATAAATCGTATGCGTATTTGACCGGAAGAAATTTCACGCCAAATGCGAATGATCTGAATCCAACGCTTCGAAAAACAGGTTTCTTTAACAATTTTGATCCGTTCTATGTTTACAGTGCAGCAACGGGCAAGTGGGAGAAGAATTTAATCTATGCCGGTTTTGGTAAATGGACTTTTGCTTCCCAAGTGACGCAATATAATCCATATGGCCAGGAAGTGGAAAATAAAGATGCCTTAAATCGTTATTCGTCGGCACTTTACGGTTATAATAATCGTTTCCCAATGGCGGTGGCATCCAATGCAAAATATAAAGAAATGGCTTTTGACGGCTTTGAAGATTATGATTTCTCTACCTGTCTGACGTCGGCCCATTTTAATTTCCATGGACTACTTAAACCAAATGAAGTAACCGTTTCGTCGAAACAATCACATACCGGTAGAAAGAGTTTGAAAATTGAGGCAGGGAAAAAAGCGCTGCTTAAAAAACAGGTGGTTTCCTGTGTGGAAGTACAAAGTCCTACAGCGAAAGTGAAACCGGCAGATAAAGTATTAGCTAAAGACATTAAAAAATAGTAGTAGAGATGATTCGTATAAAATTGAAAAATTTAGTTTTAATAGTGTTTTTGCTATGGTCGGGTGTCACGGTCTTGGCTCAGGTTTCTCCGGAAGAGAGACAGGCACTGATCGATATATATCACAGTACTAACGGTAGCAAATGGAAGAACAATAAAGGTTGGGATGTTAACAATCCTAAATCGGTGGTGACTTCCTGGGATGCTGCAAAGAAAACAGGATGGTATGGGGTAACGGTTAAAGACGGCCATGTTACCGATATTGTTTTAAGTGACAATAATCTGGAAGGGGAATTAAAAGCCGACCCGGATGCTTTCCAGGCGTTGACTCGTTTTTTAATTAACGGTAATAAAGTAACCGGCGAATTAGCTGAGGATTTGCTGGAACCTATGGGGGATTTACCTGTGTTTAAGGACGATGCTCTTTCAGTGACAATAGCAAAAGGTACTACAACTAAGAGTGCTGCGAATACAAAAACAACGGGGGAAAAGGTTGCGGTTGCGGATAAAGCAACGACTGTAACAAACGATAGAGTAAAATGGAGTTCATGTACCAAAGACAATATCTATACTCCTACCGTAAAAACGATATTCCTGAATTTTATAAAATATTTGGTTAATGCCAAAAATAGTGGTGTGCCTGATTATATGATCGAGGGGACTAACCCGCCGGAATTTAACGCATTAAAACCGTTTATAACGGATCCGTATCCTAAAATTACGCACTTCGGTACCGATGTAGACCCTTCGAATAATCGTTTAAGGGAGATGCGTTTCTCTTTTACAGGGGACCATGGTGAGCACGATGTTCGACTTTACGGTGATTTTTCGGATATCGCTCTTGTTAACTTTGACATCGATTTAGGGGGATATACCGATTCCGATCATTATTTGAATTTGCAAGGAGATTATTCAGACAATTATCCAGGCTATAGAATCCATTTAAAGGAATTTGAGGTCATGCATATTAATTTCTGTCCGGATAAATTGCCGATCTGTGACGAAAAAACAAGAATTCAGTTGTTGAGTTCTACCAATCAGGCAACCTTATGTGCCGGACAATTTATTAAAGTGGTCGTATATCCTTATATGTCCGCTGCCGAGTACAACATCCGAATTGTGAAATCGGACGGAACAGTTATCGATTTGAATACGATATATGGTACGAATGAGATATATATCAATTCGCTGGATGCAGGTACTTATACCATTATTGTAAATGGAGTGAATTATGACGGAGGGTGTACGTTTTCCGGTCAGTTAGATGATGTAACCGTGCAAAATTGTACAACGTTTTGTGCGTCGAATAATACAACATCGCCTATTGTAAAACAGTTGTATCTTAATTTATTGAATCATTTGATTTCAAAAATGCAGACCGACGGGTATATCGCCAATGGTTATGCACCTTCACAACTGATTTCATTATCGCCTTATATCTCTGATCCAAATCCTAAAATTTATAATGCGCATTTTGCAAATAACGGAGAGTATTTCCGATTCTCATTTGCGAATCATGGAAGCGATTATGATGTTTCGCTTCGTTATACACCTTATACAACCGTAACCGGTTTGGATATGTCCGGATATGTGTCGACTGCTTCAGTCACGACTTTGCCGGTACTTTTAAACACAAGTGTATACCAGCCGAATCACACGGTTAAACATGTTAATTTTTGTCCTCCGGCACCGGTTTACTGTACAACAGTTAATCCAAATGCTCCGGTGATCAAAAACTTGTTCCTTAATTTGATCAATAAATTAAGAACGCTTCCTAATGCAAGTGTGCCGAATGGTTTTACCTGTACGGAATTAACCGTTTTGGCACCGTACATTACCGATGTTAATGCTAAAATCTACAACTTTAATAATACAGGTGCTGCGATTTCATTCTCGTTTAACCCGCATGGAGCGCAATATGACGTGGTAGTTCCGCTTCTAAGTAATTTAAATATTACCAATGTGGAATTCAACAATTATTTTTTCCCGGATACACAGGCGACGTTTAAAACAACGTTCAGTAATGGTTCGGTGATTAACACAGGAACGGTAAAGCATATCAATTTATGTCCGGATGAGTTGTACTGTGAGTCGCACGTGGCTATTGTTGTAGATGAGTCGGGATCGTTGGACGATACTGAAATCCGAAAAATCAAAAAACAACTAAAAGCATTTGTACAGCAACAGGCTGATACGAATGATAATTTAGGAACGAATATCTATATTTCCCTGATCGGTATGTCTGACAGTGATACTTATAACAGAGGCGATGCAATCATGCAGGTTAAAGTTACGAATGGGTCTACTTTAAATC
This region of Flavobacterium inviolabile genomic DNA includes:
- a CDS encoding vWA domain-containing protein encodes the protein MKNLVLIVFLLWSGVTVLAQVSPEERQALIDIYHSTNGSKWKNNKGWDVNNPKSVVTSWDAAKKTGWYGVTVKDGHVTDIVLSDNNLEGELKADPDAFQALTRFLINGNKVTGELAEDLLEPMGDLPVFKDDALSVTIAKGTTTKSAANTKTTGEKVAVADKATTVTNDRVKWSSCTKDNIYTPTVKTIFLNFIKYLVNAKNSGVPDYMIEGTNPPEFNALKPFITDPYPKITHFGTDVDPSNNRLREMRFSFTGDHGEHDVRLYGDFSDIALVNFDIDLGGYTDSDHYLNLQGDYSDNYPGYRIHLKEFEVMHINFCPDKLPICDEKTRIQLLSSTNQATLCAGQFIKVVVYPYMSAAEYNIRIVKSDGTVIDLNTIYGTNEIYINSLDAGTYTIIVNGVNYDGGCTFSGQLDDVTVQNCTTFCASNNTTSPIVKQLYLNLLNHLISKMQTDGYIANGYAPSQLISLSPYISDPNPKIYNAHFANNGEYFRFSFANHGSDYDVSLRYTPYTTVTGLDMSGYVSTASVTTLPVLLNTSVYQPNHTVKHVNFCPPAPVYCTTVNPNAPVIKNLFLNLINKLRTLPNASVPNGFTCTELTVLAPYITDVNAKIYNFNNTGAAISFSFNPHGAQYDVVVPLLSNLNITNVEFNNYFFPDTQATFKTTFSNGSVINTGTVKHINLCPDELYCESHVAIVVDESGSLDDTEIRKIKKQLKAFVQQQADTNDNLGTNIYISLIGMSDSDTYNRGDAIMQVKVTNGSTLNQFNNWINGFGARYGQPGISHGSDYWNGALQKALQASMKPKAVIMITDGCQTANVSTLVSTMKSFDNYRNPANPTTPLTPNGPHLYVLGIENGFYVDSETVVSQRMAQNQDPNLNPALVAPTLQTNDFARIAAVEHTDVIQTQAESRLRKSLKFLLGYPADQFPVASMDYFKPADYYGHDNFTILGSDDRYISEKLVDSQISCGISITKDFCEDCYSFQPEPGQEYILSAWAKEETNEQLKTFTNPAITLIFYHNKQALPQHEIGRVTAIPSGEIIDGWQRIFTKFKIPYSSTSAINNTISIGVELANNSPSIPVYFDDIRVHPLKGSMKSFVYDPETFKLMSELDDNNYATFYEYDNEGGLVRIKKETERGVKTIQETRSGSVIKN